One window of Bdellovibrionales bacterium genomic DNA carries:
- a CDS encoding cell division protein FtsQ/DivIB, translating to MKKLILKLFVAFFVLPSVIAGSMYWLNQKGFFNINEVQIVLVDSPESQSNFYSPMADKLEKQMLEFKGQSLWSVKLSEVVGLLNSQNWIEHHSISRSWPSGLTVKIKPHDIKLVYLGKNGKYMPIISDGSFLDTVDSKQAPDVTLLEGENFLQKKELRQKAVQVLKEIPNEGTFSRKTISEIRYDQKDGFSMTMMKTGIQVKIGEEQVGIKSARVSQVVDYLQTRQFDARVIDANLSKKVLVRLRNDP from the coding sequence TTGAAAAAGCTCATCCTGAAATTGTTCGTAGCATTTTTTGTTCTCCCGTCGGTGATTGCGGGTTCGATGTATTGGCTCAATCAAAAAGGTTTTTTCAATATCAACGAAGTGCAAATCGTTCTTGTCGATTCGCCAGAATCTCAGTCGAATTTTTATTCTCCAATGGCCGATAAACTTGAAAAGCAGATGCTCGAGTTCAAAGGGCAATCGCTGTGGTCCGTGAAACTTTCAGAAGTTGTGGGTTTGCTCAACTCGCAAAACTGGATTGAGCATCACAGCATCAGTCGCAGCTGGCCGAGTGGTTTGACGGTGAAAATCAAACCTCATGACATCAAGCTCGTTTACCTGGGAAAAAACGGCAAATACATGCCGATCATTTCTGACGGCAGCTTTTTGGATACGGTGGATTCCAAACAAGCTCCAGATGTAACCCTGCTTGAAGGCGAAAATTTCTTGCAGAAAAAAGAGCTTCGCCAAAAAGCTGTGCAAGTTCTTAAGGAAATTCCGAACGAAGGAACCTTCAGCCGAAAAACAATTTCGGAAATCAGATACGATCAAAAAGATGGTTTTTCGATGACGATGATGAAGACCGGAATACAGGTCAAGATCGGCGAAGAACAGGTCGGAATTAAAAGTGCTCGAGTCTCACAAGTTGTTGATTATCTTCAGACTCGTCAATTTGACGCGCGCGTCATAGACGCCAATCTGTCAAAGAAAGTTCTTGTCAGGTTGCGCAACGATCCCTAA
- the hemB gene encoding porphobilinogen synthase, with protein MDIINRPRRNRRTPALRNMIAETAISADNLIYPVFLCEGQDQKIAIKSMPGQFRLSADNLLKEIAECQALGVHSFALFPAINDSLKNSTADESFNPSGLLPTTVKKIKDKFPDACVITDVALDPYSSDGHDGIVRDGQILNDETIEVLVKMALAQARAGADMVAPSDMMDGRVGEIRRALDAEGFENTGILAYSAKYASSFYGPFRDALDSAPKFGDKKTYQMDPRNSREALLEAGLDVNEGADMIMVKPALAYLDIIQLLKQNFTVPVAAYNVSGEYAMIKAAAANGWLDGEKAMMESLMAIRRAGADVILTYFAKEAAQILAKKK; from the coding sequence ATGGACATTATCAATCGCCCCCGCCGCAATCGTCGTACTCCAGCCCTCCGTAACATGATCGCTGAAACCGCTATCAGTGCCGACAACCTGATTTATCCCGTCTTTTTGTGCGAGGGTCAGGATCAAAAGATCGCGATTAAGTCGATGCCGGGTCAATTCCGCCTGAGCGCTGACAATCTGCTTAAAGAAATAGCAGAATGTCAGGCTTTAGGAGTCCATTCCTTCGCCCTCTTTCCTGCGATCAACGATTCTTTGAAGAATTCCACGGCGGATGAGTCCTTCAATCCGAGCGGCCTTTTGCCAACAACCGTGAAAAAAATTAAAGACAAGTTCCCGGATGCTTGCGTGATTACTGATGTCGCCCTGGATCCTTATTCCAGCGACGGTCACGACGGCATCGTTCGCGACGGCCAAATTCTGAATGACGAAACGATTGAAGTATTGGTGAAAATGGCCTTGGCTCAAGCTCGCGCAGGTGCTGATATGGTCGCACCTTCTGACATGATGGACGGACGTGTCGGTGAAATCCGGCGCGCTCTGGATGCCGAAGGTTTTGAGAATACCGGCATTCTTGCTTACTCTGCGAAATATGCTTCGAGCTTCTATGGTCCATTCCGTGATGCTCTCGATTCAGCACCTAAATTCGGCGACAAGAAAACTTACCAGATGGATCCACGCAATTCGCGTGAAGCCTTGCTGGAGGCAGGTCTTGACGTGAATGAAGGTGCCGACATGATCATGGTGAAACCGGCGTTGGCGTACTTGGATATCATTCAATTACTAAAGCAAAATTTCACAGTCCCTGTGGCCGCTTACAACGTGAGTGGCGAATATGCGATGATCAAAGCTGCTGCTGCAAATGGCTGGCTTGACGGCGAAAAAGCAATGATGGAAAGCTTGATGGCGATCCGCCGTGCAGGCGCTGATGTGATTCTAACTTATTTCGCGAAAGAAGCGGCTCAGATTCTTGCGAAGAAAAAATAG
- the hemC gene encoding hydroxymethylbilane synthase, which yields MHLKISARKSDLARLQAYQVGEALQKKIPGTEIQYNFRESLGDKNLNDPLWRMPEKGVFTEDFVQDLLDGKTDMVVHSWKDLPTAPRIGTKIIATLPRADQRDLFLFKKSSEARVRSSGELNVFSSSPRRAYNLEGFLKDHLPYNLSKVQFHNVRGNIQTRVRKMLEDDSVDGLIVAKAAIDRLLTVKASEFSETRQFLRETLKELNWVVLPLSVNPNAAAQGALAIEIKEGREDLEKVLAQIDCRETFAAAQKERDVLASFGGGCHQKIGVAVLKRSYGDVFFLKGLTDAGQILNEKSLLRAYQPKKFAADMLASSKELKVERTHSLKFEIPPGVQGLWIAKAEAFPESLSFSGLVWTAGLQTWKKIAKLGIWVHGSSESLGEDENPQIETLFGSAVRWAKLTHKDAPQEPGKDVVATYQVAVHAESWNMGAREAFYWNSGSQFLAALAKEPELRHKRHACGPGNTYKILRDQLGPQAPIEIYLDEEDWRKSCSL from the coding sequence GTGCATCTAAAAATCTCCGCGCGAAAAAGTGACCTCGCGCGGTTGCAAGCTTACCAAGTCGGTGAAGCTCTTCAAAAGAAAATCCCTGGAACAGAAATTCAATACAACTTCCGCGAATCCCTCGGAGACAAGAATCTCAATGATCCTCTCTGGCGCATGCCTGAGAAGGGTGTTTTCACTGAGGACTTCGTGCAGGATCTGCTGGATGGCAAGACCGATATGGTTGTGCACTCGTGGAAAGATTTGCCGACAGCTCCGCGCATAGGCACAAAAATCATTGCGACTCTGCCACGCGCAGATCAGCGTGATTTATTCTTGTTTAAGAAATCCTCTGAGGCGCGCGTTCGCTCGAGTGGTGAACTGAATGTGTTTAGCTCATCGCCTCGTCGTGCTTACAATCTTGAAGGCTTTTTGAAAGACCATCTGCCTTACAACTTGAGCAAAGTTCAATTCCACAACGTGCGTGGCAATATCCAGACGCGCGTTCGTAAAATGCTTGAAGATGACTCTGTTGACGGCCTTATTGTGGCAAAAGCGGCGATTGATCGCCTGCTAACGGTGAAAGCCTCTGAGTTTAGTGAAACTCGTCAGTTCTTGCGTGAAACTTTGAAAGAACTCAATTGGGTGGTTCTGCCTTTATCGGTAAACCCGAATGCGGCGGCTCAGGGCGCGCTTGCGATTGAAATTAAAGAGGGCCGTGAGGATCTTGAAAAGGTTCTCGCGCAAATCGATTGCCGTGAGACTTTCGCTGCTGCTCAGAAAGAGCGCGATGTGCTTGCGAGCTTTGGTGGTGGTTGCCATCAAAAAATCGGTGTCGCGGTTTTGAAGCGTTCTTACGGAGATGTGTTCTTCCTAAAGGGGCTGACTGATGCGGGCCAAATCTTAAATGAAAAATCATTGCTTCGTGCTTATCAGCCAAAGAAGTTTGCGGCAGATATGCTCGCGAGTTCAAAAGAACTCAAGGTCGAGCGCACTCATTCCTTGAAATTTGAAATTCCTCCGGGTGTTCAAGGCTTGTGGATCGCGAAAGCTGAAGCCTTCCCTGAGTCTTTATCATTTAGCGGTCTTGTTTGGACCGCGGGTTTACAAACCTGGAAGAAAATCGCCAAGCTTGGTATTTGGGTCCATGGTTCGAGCGAAAGCCTTGGCGAGGACGAGAACCCGCAAATCGAAACTTTGTTTGGCTCCGCAGTTCGCTGGGCTAAATTAACCCATAAAGATGCTCCGCAAGAGCCCGGCAAGGACGTCGTTGCGACATACCAAGTCGCCGTTCACGCTGAGAGCTGGAATATGGGTGCTCGCGAGGCGTTCTATTGGAATAGCGGGTCTCAGTTTTTGGCGGCACTCGCAAAAGAGCCTGAGCTGCGGCACAAAAGACATGCCTGCGGGCCAGGAAATACGTATAAAATATTACGCGACCAATTGGGTCCTCAGGCCCCTATTGAAATTTATTTGGATGAAGAGGATTGGAGAAAATCATGCAGTCTTTAG
- the ftsA gene encoding cell division protein FtsA, whose translation MSNIKPKAPVLAGLDIGSTKVCFVIGTVNPEGKIDVAGVGTAPNTGIRQGVVVNIEATTESIKKAKEEAELMSGYSVNEVWVGVSGTHITSFDSKGMVAIKNKEVTNQDIERVIEAAKAVAVPADRNVLHVLPREYKVDGQDGITDPIGMSGVRLEASVHIVTGGHTALQNSVKCVEKAGLRVSGLVLNQLAASAAVLSEDEKNLGVCVVDMGGGTCDAVYFSNGSVAHTSIIPIGGHHFTHDVAVGLRTPQVSAEDLKKKYGCAMASMVNENETIEVEGVGGRKSRLIPRKDLADVLEARAEETLNLIANDMRMSGLLPMMGSGLVLTGGASQLDGLVEMGEFIFDIPVRRGGPSKVGGLIDVVKSGEFSAAVGLLLYGLSQRKDLIVQSQQGQGEMINLGESIDGLAQKVKDFFGQIF comes from the coding sequence ATGAGCAACATAAAACCGAAAGCACCGGTGCTGGCTGGCCTTGATATTGGTTCCACGAAAGTTTGTTTTGTCATCGGCACGGTAAATCCTGAAGGTAAGATTGATGTCGCGGGAGTCGGAACAGCTCCTAATACTGGCATCCGACAAGGCGTTGTCGTTAACATCGAAGCCACTACTGAATCCATCAAAAAAGCAAAAGAAGAAGCAGAACTCATGAGCGGTTATTCCGTGAATGAAGTGTGGGTTGGCGTGTCCGGCACACATATCACTTCTTTTGATTCTAAAGGTATGGTCGCGATCAAAAATAAAGAAGTGACCAACCAAGACATCGAACGCGTGATCGAAGCTGCGAAAGCAGTGGCGGTCCCAGCGGATCGCAATGTCCTTCACGTATTGCCTCGTGAATACAAAGTCGACGGCCAAGACGGGATCACAGATCCTATCGGTATGTCGGGTGTGCGCTTGGAAGCAAGCGTTCACATCGTGACCGGCGGCCACACAGCTTTGCAAAACTCTGTAAAATGTGTCGAGAAAGCCGGCCTTCGCGTCAGCGGTCTTGTCTTGAATCAGCTCGCAGCTTCTGCGGCCGTGTTGAGTGAAGATGAGAAAAACCTCGGAGTCTGCGTTGTGGATATGGGCGGCGGCACTTGTGACGCTGTTTATTTCTCAAACGGCAGCGTGGCTCACACATCTATTATTCCGATCGGTGGCCACCACTTCACACACGATGTGGCGGTGGGCTTGAGAACTCCTCAAGTATCGGCGGAAGACCTTAAGAAAAAATATGGCTGCGCAATGGCTTCTATGGTGAACGAAAACGAAACCATCGAAGTGGAAGGTGTTGGCGGTCGTAAATCCCGTTTGATTCCTCGCAAAGATCTCGCGGATGTTTTGGAAGCACGCGCTGAAGAAACTTTGAACCTCATCGCAAACGATATGCGTATGAGCGGATTATTGCCTATGATGGGATCTGGCTTGGTACTGACAGGTGGCGCGAGCCAACTCGATGGCCTAGTTGAAATGGGTGAATTTATTTTTGATATTCCTGTTCGTCGCGGTGGCCCTAGTAAAGTGGGCGGACTTATTGATGTGGTGAAGTCCGGCGAATTCTCTGCGGCGGTGGGATTGTTGTTGTATGGCCTCAGTCAGCGTAAAGATCTGATTGTGCAAAGCCAGCAAGGACAAGGTGAAATGATTAATTTGGGCGAATCCATCGATGGCTTGGCTCAAAAAGTAAAAGATTTTTTTGGACAGATTTTTTAA
- a CDS encoding UDP-2,3-diacylglucosamine diphosphatase: MEAWFLSDIHIKTMQERNSDILLRFLHSLREKNPQEIHLFLLGDIFDLWVGGSNIFVKKFQPLVDAIRDLKNAGARITYIEGNHDVHIDSFWKKKLGVEVFVEAQFYNINGLEIRVEHGDLINLDDHTYLKYRSFIRRPWVKPLSWIVPGKFWDEVGNYAARKSRKRSHVYRVRNEEKLSQMIRAHAERVYSEHPYDVIISGHMHVYDDYQFHVGDKTARSINLGSWYGPEVKVLKLSKQSLEWVQIN, translated from the coding sequence TTGGAAGCCTGGTTTTTATCTGACATTCACATAAAAACAATGCAAGAGCGCAACAGTGACATCCTGTTGCGCTTTTTGCATTCTCTGCGCGAGAAAAACCCCCAAGAGATTCACTTGTTTTTACTCGGAGATATTTTTGATCTTTGGGTGGGTGGTTCAAATATCTTTGTTAAAAAATTTCAGCCACTGGTTGATGCGATTCGTGATTTGAAAAATGCCGGCGCGAGAATCACCTACATCGAAGGCAATCACGACGTCCACATTGATTCTTTCTGGAAAAAAAAATTAGGTGTCGAAGTTTTTGTCGAAGCTCAGTTTTATAACATCAATGGTTTAGAAATACGAGTAGAGCACGGTGACCTCATCAACCTCGATGACCACACTTACTTAAAATACCGTTCCTTTATTCGCAGACCTTGGGTGAAGCCACTCAGTTGGATTGTCCCCGGTAAATTCTGGGATGAGGTAGGGAACTATGCAGCCCGTAAGAGCCGCAAGCGCAGCCATGTCTATAGAGTTCGCAATGAAGAAAAGCTTAGTCAGATGATCCGCGCTCACGCTGAACGTGTGTACTCTGAGCATCCTTACGATGTCATTATCTCTGGCCACATGCACGTGTACGACGATTATCAGTTCCATGTTGGGGACAAAACGGCCCGTTCCATCAATCTCGGCAGCTGGTATGGCCCCGAGGTCAAAGTGTTAAAGCTTTCCAAACAGTCTCTGGAATGGGTCCAAATAAATTAA
- a CDS encoding glutamate-1-semialdehyde 2,1-aminomutase: protein MEKIMQSLELFERAKKVAPGGVHSPVRSFKGLDHHPIFFKKAQGAYLTSVEDKQYIDFCQSFGPLILGHRDADVAEEVHRMIDTAWTFGACEIYSLELAEWMTSNLPWVEKLRFVSSGTEAVMSALRVARAATNRSKILKFEGCYHGHADQLLVKAGSGLAGTAASSSAGISPEIAATTLVTPLDDIAKLREVFTAQGKDIAAVIIEPLPANYGLLVQRQEFLNEVKNLCKANGALLIFDEVISGFRTAFGGMVELTGIQPDLVTYGKVIGGGFPVGCYGGRKDLMDLVAPNGNVYQAGTLSANPVGMRAGLTTLKKMKSLDGWKVLNQRTASFCQKLQKGFDEIKAPVQISSHSSLFWIHGRVNEPIRTIEQIPQAQGENFKKLFLKCLDKGVYLAPNAYEVGFLSMAHTDAILDEAASKILQASREVFG, encoded by the coding sequence TTGGAGAAAATCATGCAGTCTTTAGAACTTTTTGAACGTGCAAAGAAAGTAGCCCCAGGGGGAGTGCATTCTCCGGTTCGTTCTTTCAAAGGCCTCGATCACCATCCTATCTTTTTCAAAAAAGCTCAGGGCGCTTACCTGACAAGTGTTGAAGACAAGCAGTACATCGATTTCTGCCAAAGCTTCGGTCCGTTGATCTTGGGTCACCGTGATGCAGACGTCGCTGAAGAAGTTCATCGCATGATTGATACGGCTTGGACTTTTGGTGCTTGTGAGATTTACTCACTCGAGCTTGCTGAGTGGATGACTTCGAACTTGCCATGGGTGGAGAAACTCCGCTTCGTTTCTTCTGGCACAGAAGCTGTGATGAGTGCGCTGCGTGTAGCGCGTGCTGCAACTAATCGCTCTAAGATTTTGAAATTCGAAGGCTGCTATCATGGCCACGCCGATCAGTTGCTTGTAAAAGCGGGCAGCGGTCTGGCGGGTACGGCGGCTTCTAGCAGCGCCGGTATTTCTCCGGAAATCGCGGCGACAACTTTGGTTACTCCACTCGATGATATTGCAAAGCTTCGTGAGGTGTTCACGGCCCAAGGCAAAGACATCGCGGCTGTGATCATTGAGCCATTGCCGGCGAATTACGGCCTTTTGGTTCAGCGCCAAGAATTCTTGAATGAAGTTAAAAACCTCTGCAAAGCTAACGGAGCGTTGTTAATCTTTGATGAGGTGATCTCTGGATTCAGAACGGCTTTCGGCGGCATGGTGGAACTCACGGGTATTCAGCCTGATCTTGTTACCTATGGTAAAGTCATCGGTGGCGGTTTCCCTGTGGGTTGCTACGGCGGTCGCAAAGACTTGATGGATCTGGTTGCTCCGAACGGCAACGTTTATCAAGCGGGGACTTTGAGCGCAAACCCTGTGGGGATGCGTGCGGGTCTGACGACTTTGAAGAAAATGAAATCTTTGGACGGCTGGAAAGTTTTGAATCAAAGAACGGCAAGCTTCTGCCAGAAATTGCAGAAGGGTTTTGATGAAATCAAAGCTCCAGTGCAAATCTCTTCGCACAGTTCATTGTTCTGGATCCACGGTCGTGTGAACGAGCCCATTCGCACGATTGAGCAAATCCCGCAAGCTCAAGGCGAGAACTTTAAAAAGTTGTTCTTAAAATGTTTGGACAAAGGTGTTTACCTTGCTCCGAACGCTTACGAAGTTGGTTTCTTGTCGATGGCTCATACAGATGCCATATTGGACGAAGCTGCGAGCAAAATCTTGCAAGCTTCTCGTGAGGTTTTCGGATAG
- the ftsZ gene encoding cell division protein FtsZ yields the protein MFELEENISIGANIKVVGVGGGGSNAVTTMIESNMGGVEFIVANTDIQALNANKAPSKIQLGLDLTKGLGAGANPDIGRRAAIESYNEIVEKLEGADMVFVTAGMGGGTGTGGAPIVAKIARELGALTIGVVTKPFFFEGKKRSKHADGGLAELKENVDTLIVIPNQKLLSIATEKTPLLETFKKADEVLLQAVKGISDLINIRGLINLDFADIRTVMASKGIAIMGTGTAKGQNRAVEAATAAISSPLLENIRIDGATGIIVNITGGSDLSLLEVNEATMLITEAAHEDAEIIFGAVIDDNMSDEVRVTVIATGFAQEDRQMASDTINQMQQFLNGTGIQFPGMNASSSMNMLPPIPAIPNMPNMMPQMPQMPAMPQYHQPQAPVMPAELPPIQTVQTSVMNYTQTVEQQPAAPAVPAYVQQMQQMQQQHQQQVSQPVYQAPAQQAAPVAPQMPMQQPVQQPMQQEQVATPIAPIAPQQAVQQQAAPQMQQPQMPQAPNPAEAAMSPRDMLMAKARAFKESQDLKARHTQPEQLSMNVDHEQQSLEEARKMAREVLSSPFSGQNLEVPAFIRKKQGFDLNKE from the coding sequence ATGTTTGAATTAGAAGAGAATATCAGTATCGGGGCCAACATTAAGGTTGTTGGTGTCGGTGGTGGCGGTAGTAATGCAGTCACAACCATGATCGAGTCAAATATGGGCGGTGTCGAGTTCATCGTAGCAAATACTGATATCCAAGCGTTGAACGCGAATAAAGCACCTTCTAAAATTCAATTGGGTCTTGATTTAACAAAAGGTCTTGGTGCAGGAGCCAACCCCGATATCGGTCGTCGCGCGGCGATTGAATCTTACAATGAAATCGTCGAAAAACTTGAAGGCGCTGACATGGTTTTCGTCACTGCCGGCATGGGCGGCGGTACTGGTACCGGGGGAGCTCCAATCGTAGCGAAAATCGCTCGCGAATTGGGTGCACTCACGATCGGTGTAGTGACTAAACCTTTCTTCTTCGAAGGTAAAAAACGTTCTAAGCACGCTGACGGTGGTTTGGCTGAGCTGAAAGAAAACGTTGATACCCTCATCGTTATTCCGAATCAAAAACTTCTTTCGATCGCGACCGAAAAGACTCCACTTTTGGAAACTTTCAAAAAAGCGGATGAAGTTCTTTTGCAAGCGGTTAAAGGGATCTCTGATTTGATCAACATCCGTGGTTTGATCAACTTGGACTTCGCAGACATCCGCACTGTCATGGCTTCTAAAGGTATCGCAATCATGGGTACTGGCACAGCGAAAGGTCAAAACCGCGCTGTCGAAGCGGCTACTGCGGCGATTTCTTCTCCTCTTCTCGAAAACATCCGTATCGATGGCGCTACTGGCATCATCGTCAACATCACGGGTGGTTCTGACCTGAGCCTCCTCGAAGTGAACGAAGCGACTATGTTGATCACAGAAGCTGCTCATGAAGATGCTGAAATCATCTTCGGTGCGGTGATCGATGACAACATGAGCGATGAAGTTCGTGTCACTGTGATCGCAACTGGTTTTGCTCAAGAAGACCGTCAAATGGCTTCTGATACCATCAACCAAATGCAGCAGTTCTTGAACGGCACAGGCATCCAGTTCCCTGGTATGAATGCATCTTCTAGTATGAATATGCTTCCACCAATTCCTGCGATTCCAAACATGCCGAATATGATGCCGCAAATGCCACAGATGCCGGCAATGCCTCAGTATCACCAGCCACAAGCTCCGGTGATGCCAGCTGAATTGCCACCTATTCAAACGGTACAAACTTCTGTGATGAACTACACTCAAACTGTTGAGCAGCAACCAGCAGCTCCAGCGGTTCCGGCTTATGTTCAGCAAATGCAACAGATGCAGCAACAGCATCAGCAGCAAGTAAGCCAACCGGTTTACCAAGCTCCTGCTCAACAAGCGGCTCCTGTAGCTCCGCAAATGCCAATGCAGCAACCTGTTCAACAGCCGATGCAACAAGAGCAAGTGGCGACTCCAATCGCTCCGATTGCTCCACAGCAAGCAGTTCAGCAGCAAGCCGCTCCGCAAATGCAACAACCACAAATGCCACAAGCTCCAAATCCAGCGGAAGCAGCAATGTCTCCTCGTGATATGTTGATGGCTAAAGCACGTGCTTTCAAAGAAAGCCAAGATTTGAAAGCTCGTCATACACAACCAGAACAATTGTCTATGAACGTGGATCATGAACAGCAATCTCTCGAAGAAGCCCGCAAAATGGCTCGCGAGGTGCTGAGCTCTCCATTTTCTGGACAAAACCTCGAAGTTCCTGCTTTCATCCGCAAGAAACAAGGTTTTGACCTGAATAAAGAATAG
- a CDS encoding HAMP domain-containing histidine kinase — translation MNSIVAASGQEMSRTHRMFMWEGSILLAALVIGGLALIFLSYRDEKRHEQLRTFFATFSHDIKTSITRLRLQAEVLEEDGASQQSPVLQRLIKDISRLDLQLENSLLLSTSDAQKLLIEKMSLSKLIESMRIQWSELDFRLQQDAEIVADKRAMVSVLRNLIHNAVLHGQATSIEISAKAVGSEQIEIAVQDNGKGYNGDVDLLGAEVLPSKNERGNGIGLYLCRRLVKKMGGDLRFEHAKPGLRAVVLITGRPL, via the coding sequence ATGAACTCGATCGTTGCGGCAAGCGGACAAGAAATGAGCCGCACGCATCGTATGTTCATGTGGGAAGGGAGTATTCTTCTAGCGGCTCTCGTGATCGGGGGGCTTGCTTTGATTTTCCTTTCTTATCGCGATGAAAAACGCCACGAGCAGCTCAGAACTTTCTTTGCGACTTTCAGTCACGATATTAAAACTTCTATTACGCGCTTGCGCCTGCAGGCTGAGGTCCTGGAAGAAGACGGTGCTTCTCAACAAAGCCCGGTGCTTCAACGTCTGATTAAAGATATCTCTCGTTTGGATCTGCAGCTTGAGAACTCATTGCTGCTTTCTACCAGTGACGCGCAGAAATTGTTGATCGAGAAAATGTCTTTGTCGAAGTTGATCGAATCCATGCGTATTCAGTGGAGCGAACTCGATTTCCGTTTGCAACAAGATGCCGAAATCGTCGCGGATAAACGCGCGATGGTCAGCGTTCTTCGAAATCTGATTCACAATGCAGTCTTGCACGGCCAAGCAACATCAATCGAGATCTCTGCAAAAGCAGTCGGATCCGAGCAAATTGAAATTGCGGTTCAAGATAATGGCAAGGGCTACAACGGTGACGTGGATTTGCTGGGGGCTGAAGTGCTGCCATCAAAGAACGAGCGCGGCAATGGCATTGGTTTATATCTCTGCCGTCGTTTGGTTAAAAAGATGGGCGGAGATCTTCGCTTTGAACATGCAAAGCCTGGCCTTCGCGCCGTTGTTCTGATCACCGGGAGACCTCTATGA
- a CDS encoding recombinase family protein, protein MIFVTELSRFTHYSGLLNSKRVFRKASVHVLSVKENFDTSTAAGELVRYMMANIAEFEREQTAKRISHSFLARAKRGLYNGGSFPMGYKIDQNKLGSGRALSLGEIFSIILSRQTTKLVGRRAEYLCIVFVGSCLNLMSNVSFFRSEFNDFCYKTRCLNFIKVDHKISLLRAKPGRFIKHRILIKIRLDFRDFTIIPMDRIKRCREHNRVVLSSIFRT, encoded by the coding sequence ATGATCTTTGTAACGGAACTCTCAAGGTTCACACACTATTCGGGACTTCTCAATTCTAAAAGAGTTTTTAGAAAAGCATCAGTGCATGTTTTAAGTGTCAAAGAAAATTTTGATACTTCCACTGCGGCTGGCGAGCTTGTCAGGTACATGATGGCAAATATTGCGGAGTTTGAAAGGGAACAAACGGCTAAACGCATTTCCCATTCATTCTTGGCACGTGCAAAACGAGGGCTCTATAATGGCGGCTCTTTTCCGATGGGTTATAAAATCGACCAAAATAAGCTAGGAAGTGGCAGAGCCTTATCGCTTGGTGAGATTTTTAGCATAATTTTATCTAGGCAAACCACGAAGCTCGTAGGACGCAGAGCTGAGTATCTCTGCATAGTATTCGTCGGTAGTTGCCTCAACCTGATGTCGAATGTCAGCTTCTTTAGAAGTGAGTTTAATGACTTTTGTTACAAGACCAGATGCCTGAACTTTATCAAGGTCGATCATAAAATTTCCCTTTTGCGCGCTAAACCAGGCCGTTTTATTAAACACCGAATATTGATCAAGATCCGCTTGGACTTTCGCGACTTCACTATAATACCCATGGACCGCATCAAAAGATGTCGGGAACATAATCGAGTTGTTTTGAGCTCGATATTCAGGACTTGA
- a CDS encoding NUDIX hydrolase produces the protein MKKVSGKLVETKLKSDLVYQGSFLKVLRDEVELPDGNKATREYIPHPGAAMIIPVTDQGQLVMIRQFRYAVQKIFIEFPAGKIDHGEDALETAKRELEEETGLVAKDYRHLTTIHPVIGYSNERIELYLAKGLSATKQRLDHGEFLDVFEIPFAEAMTKLQNGEITDVKTMVGLFWYNQVVNGKW, from the coding sequence ATGAAAAAAGTGAGCGGAAAATTAGTCGAAACAAAATTGAAATCAGATCTTGTCTACCAAGGCTCTTTCTTGAAAGTTCTCCGAGACGAGGTCGAGCTTCCAGACGGTAATAAGGCCACTCGTGAATACATTCCTCATCCTGGAGCGGCAATGATTATCCCTGTGACGGATCAAGGTCAGCTCGTGATGATTCGTCAATTCCGCTATGCAGTTCAAAAGATTTTTATCGAGTTTCCTGCGGGAAAAATTGATCATGGCGAAGACGCGCTTGAAACTGCGAAACGAGAACTCGAAGAAGAAACCGGTTTGGTGGCGAAAGACTATCGTCACCTCACAACGATTCATCCGGTGATTGGTTATTCCAATGAACGCATTGAGCTTTATTTAGCAAAGGGCCTCAGCGCCACAAAGCAACGCCTTGATCACGGCGAGTTTTTAGATGTGTTTGAAATTCCCTTCGCAGAAGCGATGACGAAACTCCAGAACGGCGAGATCACTGATGTGAAAACAATGGTGGGTCTCTTCTGGTACAACCAAGTCGTTAACGGGAAGTGGTAA